Proteins from a genomic interval of Alteromonas macleodii ATCC 27126:
- a CDS encoding SDR family oxidoreductase — protein sequence MANVLVIGASGQIGKQATVKLLDAGHKVVAPVRSPDKLSDIQNANLTVVEQDLEKDFSAHFEGVDVAVFTAGSGGSTGADKTLMIDLWAARNAVNYAKAAGTPKFVMVSSIGADDPDAVESAIKPYLVAKHMADEHLINSGLHHVILRPGTLLNEPGTHLVRTDMPSNRDDAVIPREDVATAIVESVARESNADLITYLFKGDTPISHIF from the coding sequence ATGGCAAATGTATTAGTAATCGGCGCATCAGGCCAAATTGGTAAGCAAGCAACAGTGAAATTGTTGGATGCTGGTCACAAAGTCGTAGCGCCAGTAAGAAGCCCAGACAAACTGTCAGATATCCAAAATGCCAACCTCACAGTGGTTGAGCAGGATTTAGAAAAAGATTTTTCAGCACATTTTGAAGGTGTGGACGTTGCGGTATTCACAGCGGGTTCAGGCGGTAGCACCGGCGCAGATAAAACACTTATGATTGATCTTTGGGCGGCCCGCAACGCGGTTAACTATGCAAAAGCGGCGGGGACACCCAAATTTGTTATGGTTAGTTCTATTGGTGCAGACGATCCTGACGCCGTGGAGTCAGCAATAAAACCATATTTGGTTGCCAAACACATGGCCGACGAGCATTTAATTAATAGCGGCTTACATCACGTAATTCTTCGACCTGGCACTTTATTAAATGAACCGGGCACGCATTTGGTACGAACCGATATGCCAAGCAATAGGGACGATGCTGTAATACCAAGAGAAGATGTAGCGACAGCTATTGTCGAAAGCGTTGCAAGAGAAAGTAATGCTGACTTGATCACCTATTTATTTAAAGGTGATACACCAATTTCCCATATTTTCTAG
- the pabC gene encoding aminodeoxychorismate lyase, which produces MRIIPSATPISSSDRAFNYGDGVFTTLLVSEHQVELLPYHISRLEHDAAAIKLNIDIRALEAAIAEQVKTIKSGSGDNASPKYVLKVHVSGGQAGRGYARSEDSEALVRFSQHPYPVHYDSLANEGATVICAQTRLAIQPLLAGVKHMNRLEQVLIKHEVDDAGVHDAIVCDTQDNIIEASAGNVFFYLNEQWYTPSLKGSGVNGVVRQCLIDSLLNDNCSLHVGEYDLSYLRKASAVVITNALMGVMPVQKIQMPDFSYVDFDVRSDAIVALKTRLQTALQN; this is translated from the coding sequence GTGAGAATTATTCCTAGCGCTACGCCTATTTCATCAAGTGACAGGGCGTTTAATTATGGCGACGGTGTGTTTACCACATTGTTGGTAAGTGAACATCAAGTAGAATTATTGCCTTATCATATTTCACGTTTAGAGCACGATGCGGCAGCCATCAAGCTCAATATTGATATCCGCGCGCTTGAAGCCGCAATTGCTGAACAGGTCAAGACGATAAAGAGCGGTTCAGGTGATAACGCTTCTCCAAAATATGTGCTAAAAGTTCACGTGTCGGGAGGTCAAGCCGGAAGGGGGTATGCGCGAAGCGAAGACAGTGAAGCATTAGTCAGATTTAGCCAGCACCCTTACCCTGTCCATTACGATAGTCTTGCGAATGAAGGTGCAACGGTAATATGCGCTCAAACGCGGTTAGCCATTCAACCATTGCTTGCGGGTGTAAAGCATATGAACAGGCTAGAACAAGTCTTAATTAAGCACGAAGTAGACGACGCTGGCGTACACGATGCTATTGTTTGCGATACCCAAGATAACATTATTGAAGCGAGTGCTGGCAATGTATTTTTCTACCTCAATGAACAATGGTATACCCCGTCTTTGAAGGGAAGCGGTGTCAATGGCGTAGTCAGGCAGTGTCTTATTGATTCGCTGTTAAACGACAATTGTTCGCTTCACGTGGGGGAATATGATCTTTCTTATTTGCGAAAAGCGAGTGCAGTGGTAATTACCAATGCACTAATGGGCGTAATGCCGGTACAGAAAATACAAATGCCGGATTTCTCTTATGTCGATTTTGATGTAAGAAGCGATGCGATTGTAGCGCTAAAGACACGGCTTCAGACTGCGCTTCAAAATTAA
- a CDS encoding gamma-glutamylcyclotransferase family protein produces the protein MQNNDNVTSATPDLERLFIYGSLAPNCPNHHIVAHIDGQWQSGTVEGHLVQQGWGAVMGFPGIVISDLTKAKEEVKGMMLTSSQLAENWAMLDEFEGDQYERVIVSVKLDAGHTENAYIYQIKPTQ, from the coding sequence ATGCAAAACAATGACAATGTAACGTCTGCTACACCTGATTTAGAAAGGTTGTTTATCTACGGAAGCCTTGCTCCTAATTGCCCAAATCACCATATCGTCGCTCATATTGATGGCCAGTGGCAGTCTGGTACGGTAGAAGGGCACTTAGTTCAACAAGGGTGGGGAGCAGTTATGGGGTTTCCAGGAATTGTTATTTCTGATCTAACTAAGGCAAAAGAAGAGGTGAAGGGCATGATGCTAACGTCTTCTCAACTTGCCGAAAACTGGGCCATGCTGGATGAGTTTGAAGGTGACCAATATGAGCGGGTCATTGTTTCTGTTAAGCTTGATGCCGGTCACACTGAAAACGCCTATATTTATCAAATCAAACCAACGCAATAA
- a CDS encoding TatD family hydrolase — MFVDSHCHLDRLKQGPEELAETLNFARTRGVEHFLCVCVSVGDYDSMLAAVSQFEDVSVSCGVHPLHQDEACSYEELLEKAQREEVVAIGETGLDYFYSPESKEVQLTSFVDHIKVANETKKPLIIHTRDAREDTINLLRQHKAAHTKGVLHCFTESLDMALAAIEMDFYISISGIVTFNSADELREVVKAIPLERLLIETDSPWLAPVPHRGKQNQPGYVVEVAEFIAELKGVTVKELAEITTQNFYSLFSLAAKKKAA; from the coding sequence TTGTTCGTAGATTCTCATTGTCACTTAGACCGACTTAAGCAAGGGCCAGAAGAGCTGGCTGAAACCTTAAATTTCGCAAGAACCCGAGGTGTTGAACACTTCCTTTGTGTGTGCGTATCTGTTGGTGATTACGACAGCATGTTAGCTGCTGTAAGTCAGTTTGAAGATGTATCAGTATCTTGTGGTGTGCACCCACTACATCAAGATGAAGCGTGTAGCTATGAAGAACTGTTAGAGAAGGCGCAGCGTGAAGAAGTGGTAGCCATTGGCGAAACTGGGCTGGACTATTTTTATAGTCCGGAAAGTAAAGAAGTCCAGCTAACGTCTTTCGTCGACCACATCAAAGTAGCTAACGAAACTAAAAAGCCGTTAATTATTCATACGCGGGATGCAAGGGAAGACACCATTAACTTACTCCGCCAACACAAAGCTGCGCACACCAAAGGTGTTTTGCATTGCTTTACTGAGTCATTAGACATGGCGCTGGCAGCAATAGAGATGGACTTCTATATCTCTATTTCAGGCATCGTAACCTTTAATTCAGCAGATGAATTGCGTGAAGTGGTAAAAGCGATCCCTTTAGAGCGACTACTTATTGAAACTGACTCACCATGGCTTGCGCCAGTTCCTCATCGAGGTAAACAAAACCAGCCAGGTTACGTGGTAGAAGTGGCAGAATTTATTGCTGAGCTTAAAGGCGTGACGGTAAAAGAACTAGCGGAAATTACCACGCAAAACTTCTACTCCCTGTTTTCTTTAGCTGCGAAGAAGAAAGCCGCGTAG
- the tmk gene encoding dTMP kinase has protein sequence MRGKFIVVEGLEGAGKSSVIGLIVQALKGAGKRVEQTREPGGTPMAEAIRECVKHDWDETVSEETELLLMYAARVQLLTNKILPSLDAGAWVVGDRHDLSSQAYQGGGRGVSGKTMSAISDIALKGFKPDLTLYLDVEPAVGLERARGRGELDRIEQAGLAFFERTRAKYLSLAKQDESIVVVSAMQPMEKVHQDVIAIINDYVTNTSSESQQGKG, from the coding sequence ATGCGCGGAAAGTTTATTGTAGTTGAGGGCCTTGAAGGGGCAGGAAAAAGCTCAGTGATTGGGCTGATTGTTCAAGCATTAAAAGGTGCAGGAAAGCGCGTTGAGCAAACTCGTGAGCCAGGCGGCACACCGATGGCAGAAGCCATTCGAGAATGTGTAAAACACGACTGGGATGAGACCGTGAGTGAGGAGACTGAACTACTTCTTATGTATGCGGCGCGTGTGCAATTACTTACCAATAAAATCTTACCATCACTTGATGCTGGTGCGTGGGTGGTAGGTGACAGACACGACCTGTCATCTCAAGCCTATCAAGGCGGTGGTCGGGGCGTCAGTGGAAAAACAATGTCGGCCATCAGCGATATCGCCCTTAAAGGGTTTAAGCCAGATTTAACTTTATATCTGGATGTCGAGCCTGCGGTTGGACTAGAGCGCGCCCGTGGGCGAGGGGAGCTTGACCGCATTGAGCAAGCGGGGCTTGCTTTTTTTGAGCGAACTCGTGCTAAATACTTGTCGCTTGCTAAGCAAGATGAATCTATCGTCGTGGTCAGTGCAATGCAGCCTATGGAAAAGGTTCATCAAGACGTGATTGCGATTATCAATGACTATGTGACGAACACAAGTAGCGAAAGCCAGCAGGGGAAAGGTTAA
- a CDS encoding pyridoxamine 5'-phosphate oxidase family protein, with protein sequence MPQWRQGLTKSLHQTRSMPESRYFQLATVDGSGVPYCRTVVFRGITDDNQLVVISDTRSDKYDQLGQNSHSQVCWYFSKTREQYRFSCTATIITLHQDADLVTQHWNKLSDAGKKQFLWGEPGTPRNDGSALQVEGDFGVVPPHFCVIMLAIDSVDYLNLRGNPQSREWHQKDGNGNWVSQSLIP encoded by the coding sequence ATGCCCCAGTGGCGACAAGGGTTGACAAAGAGTCTTCACCAAACCCGCAGTATGCCAGAAAGTCGTTACTTTCAGTTAGCTACTGTGGACGGTAGTGGTGTACCGTACTGCCGTACCGTGGTTTTTAGAGGGATCACCGACGACAACCAACTGGTGGTTATTTCTGACACCCGCTCAGATAAATATGACCAGCTTGGCCAGAATTCTCACTCGCAGGTTTGTTGGTATTTTTCTAAAACCAGGGAGCAATATCGCTTCTCTTGTACTGCAACAATAATAACGTTACATCAAGATGCTGACTTAGTTACTCAGCACTGGAATAAATTGTCAGATGCAGGCAAAAAGCAGTTTTTGTGGGGCGAGCCCGGCACGCCAAGAAACGATGGTTCGGCACTACAGGTTGAAGGGGATTTTGGTGTAGTTCCACCTCACTTTTGCGTGATCATGCTGGCTATTGATAGCGTAGATTACCTGAATTTGAGAGGTAACCCTCAAAGTCGAGAGTGGCATCAAAAAGACGGAAATGGCAACTGGGTTAGCCAGTCATTGATACCGTAG
- a CDS encoding M2 family metallopeptidase, translated as MLNHKRTLIAALVSVSLMGCGESTTQTETKPQLTAQDAKQFLTQAQNDIAKMQVPAAHAEWSYATNINFDTAAVSAYFNEVLSTKVAKLAKEAAKFNDVDVDADTRRQLDLLKNSLTMPPPADAEKAERLAKIGSDLSAMYGSGEYCSEDGTCKSLVEMSSEMATLRDADKLLEYWTGWREVSKPMAGLYAEQVSLANEGAAELGFENVSALWRGKYDMPADEFPKELDRLWTQVEPFYESLHCHVRAKLGEHYGEDVVPQDKPIPAHLLGNMWAQSWGNIYDIVKPQQEMKVPDVTGALAEQGYDEIAMVKQAESFFSSLGFEELPDTFWERSMFQKPEGRDVQCHASAWDLDDKDDLRIKMCIQKTGEEFNVIHHELGHNYYQRAYKDQPLLYRGSANDGFHEAIGDTIALSITPKYLKQIELIDEIPDASNDIGMLMQVALDKIAFIPFGLMVDQWRWKVMSGEVTPEQYNQLWWELREKYQGVMAPVERSADAFDPGAKYHVPANVPYTRYFLAHILQFQFHKALCDIAGDEGPLNRCSIYGSEEAGKALNEMLEMGMSQPWQNALETLTGSPQMDASTIADYFAPLKTWLDEQNATRQCGW; from the coding sequence ATGCTCAATCACAAACGTACTCTGATAGCAGCATTGGTAAGCGTTTCGCTTATGGGGTGTGGCGAAAGTACAACACAGACAGAAACTAAACCACAACTCACTGCACAAGACGCCAAGCAGTTTTTAACACAGGCGCAAAATGATATTGCAAAAATGCAAGTTCCTGCCGCGCACGCCGAGTGGAGCTACGCCACGAATATCAATTTCGATACAGCAGCAGTCAGTGCTTACTTTAATGAAGTGCTTTCTACCAAGGTTGCAAAGTTAGCTAAAGAAGCGGCGAAATTTAACGATGTAGACGTAGATGCCGACACCCGCAGACAGCTTGATCTACTTAAAAACAGTTTAACAATGCCGCCGCCGGCAGATGCCGAAAAAGCAGAGAGGCTTGCAAAAATTGGTTCTGACTTAAGTGCCATGTACGGCTCTGGTGAGTATTGCAGCGAAGATGGTACGTGCAAAAGCTTGGTTGAAATGAGCTCTGAAATGGCCACCCTACGCGATGCTGACAAGCTACTAGAATATTGGACAGGTTGGCGTGAAGTTTCTAAACCTATGGCTGGACTATACGCAGAACAGGTATCGCTAGCGAACGAAGGTGCTGCAGAGCTAGGTTTTGAAAATGTCAGCGCCTTGTGGCGTGGAAAGTACGATATGCCAGCAGATGAATTTCCCAAGGAATTGGATCGCTTATGGACGCAAGTAGAGCCTTTCTACGAGTCACTACATTGCCATGTGCGCGCTAAGCTAGGTGAACACTATGGCGAAGACGTAGTACCTCAAGACAAACCAATCCCAGCCCATTTATTAGGTAACATGTGGGCACAGTCGTGGGGGAATATTTACGATATTGTTAAACCTCAGCAAGAAATGAAAGTTCCTGATGTTACAGGCGCATTAGCTGAACAGGGGTATGACGAAATCGCCATGGTTAAACAAGCAGAGTCATTTTTCTCATCGCTTGGCTTTGAAGAACTTCCAGATACCTTTTGGGAACGCTCTATGTTTCAAAAGCCTGAAGGCCGTGACGTTCAGTGTCATGCCTCTGCGTGGGATTTAGATGACAAAGACGATCTTCGTATAAAGATGTGTATTCAAAAGACTGGCGAAGAATTTAACGTTATTCACCACGAATTAGGTCACAACTACTATCAACGCGCTTATAAAGACCAACCACTTCTTTACCGTGGTTCGGCAAACGACGGCTTCCACGAGGCTATTGGCGACACCATCGCTTTATCAATAACACCTAAGTACCTTAAGCAAATCGAGTTAATTGATGAGATCCCAGACGCATCAAACGATATCGGTATGTTAATGCAAGTTGCGTTAGACAAGATTGCCTTCATTCCCTTTGGTCTGATGGTTGACCAATGGCGCTGGAAAGTGATGTCAGGTGAAGTAACACCTGAACAATATAATCAACTATGGTGGGAATTGAGAGAAAAGTATCAGGGTGTGATGGCTCCTGTTGAGCGCAGCGCCGACGCATTTGATCCGGGTGCAAAGTATCACGTGCCTGCTAACGTACCTTATACACGCTATTTTCTAGCGCATATCCTTCAATTCCAGTTCCATAAAGCACTGTGTGACATTGCAGGTGATGAGGGCCCGCTTAACCGCTGTTCTATCTACGGCAGTGAAGAAGCCGGTAAAGCACTTAACGAAATGCTAGAGATGGGTATGAGCCAACCTTGGCAAAATGCGTTAGAAACACTGACAGGCTCACCGCAAATGGATGCCAGTACTATCGCTGACTACTTTGCGCCACTAAAAACGTGGTTAGATGAGCAAAATGCTACACGCCAGTGTGGCTGGTAA
- a CDS encoding ligand-binding sensor domain-containing diguanylate cyclase codes for MRTLLVLSLIIVFTATCSLPARAKPIAPAFHSYNMDSGIAHVSISDIAEDKYGFLWLASQSGVDKFDGYTFRNFGLWGEDKSTGLQTLFALQIEASLDGQYLWVGTYSGLSRIDVDTESFKHYTLPASEPFNKQVINRIKTTHNGQLWIVSERNLYTYSPESDSVELVSYLPSTTSTLTDIELIGNTLYVTSTSGLYKLDPFKKSLELVAFENMNFTRLVAAEKSQFWLGTATHGACLFNPDEQSTTIDKSCTSETHGLSDNYVTDILLKDNGDIWVSTQRGLNILTSHNPNSVLRAPINEKDAAKERVSSLYQTKAGLVVVGTRDDGFAISNPLLSNFYSQEIGEGRIISSLSNYKDNQVWVANEKGLWLYDTISKTQEGPFTSNGAFASSEDTNDKLLSVFYHTKSDALWVTTRTGLAKLNPQTRNLEFVALNGKSGYSINIDDDGDIWYGGYSDGLFVYRPSEDRVIKQWPLSLTTRIVLDDNENAWLSTVSGLFVANKLTGDLTSISELTDKISDQTVVTWISQSKRGGYWIGTQAAGLFFMSKEGSDLSTIKVTQIKPESRLSNVSIGAIVEDDEYGLWISTIEGIAYLAPNLSTLSYFGAENGALSTGYYIGSVTVTENNTIMFGGAEGLTQFTPSQVANVKWSPGVHLTNVETVSRNEQNGTTYQQRQRLDEVIELKHNDIALTIEFAATDYMNANELRYAYKLADFENSWRFTDYKTRTATYTNLDPGRYRFTVKAINQENEWSTNAAQLEIVVVPPWWDKPIWRVAITLLGMLLISSMVWLRIASLKKRSAELALKVEEKTRDLEAVVEKLTQLSTQDALTGLKNRRYFTQRAKAAWQNYKRHNHTFSLLIVDIDFFKRINDEYGHHVGDTVLIKIARILEDNLRESDVIARWGGEEFLILLPSLKVQEAFWVAEKLRKTVADYEIDAPPYSVSATITCGVADIRDYDSVEACIHAIDKKLYVGKESGRNAVIK; via the coding sequence ATGCGCACCCTGTTGGTACTTTCGCTTATCATAGTTTTTACTGCAACTTGCAGCCTACCTGCACGCGCGAAACCTATTGCCCCAGCGTTTCACTCCTACAATATGGATAGTGGTATCGCCCACGTATCCATTTCAGATATTGCGGAAGATAAGTATGGTTTTCTGTGGTTGGCATCGCAGTCTGGTGTCGATAAATTTGACGGCTATACATTTCGAAACTTCGGCTTGTGGGGAGAAGACAAGTCAACAGGCCTCCAGACCCTGTTCGCCCTCCAGATAGAGGCAAGCTTAGACGGTCAATACCTTTGGGTGGGGACATATAGCGGGCTGAGCCGTATAGATGTTGATACTGAGTCGTTCAAGCACTACACGTTACCAGCGTCAGAGCCTTTCAATAAACAGGTAATTAATAGGATCAAGACCACCCACAATGGCCAGCTTTGGATTGTCTCTGAACGAAACCTTTACACATACTCTCCAGAATCAGACAGTGTAGAACTGGTCAGCTACCTTCCCAGTACCACGAGTACGCTGACAGACATAGAGCTTATCGGCAACACGCTTTATGTCACTTCCACTTCAGGCCTTTATAAACTTGATCCGTTTAAAAAGTCACTTGAGCTAGTGGCTTTTGAAAACATGAACTTTACTCGACTAGTGGCAGCAGAGAAATCTCAATTCTGGTTGGGTACCGCTACCCACGGCGCATGTTTGTTCAATCCCGACGAGCAAAGCACTACCATCGACAAAAGCTGTACCTCTGAAACTCACGGATTATCTGATAACTACGTTACAGACATCTTATTAAAGGACAACGGTGATATATGGGTTTCTACTCAGCGTGGGCTGAATATTTTAACGTCACATAACCCTAACTCTGTGCTGCGTGCTCCGATTAACGAGAAAGATGCGGCCAAAGAGAGAGTTTCAAGCCTTTATCAAACGAAAGCTGGGCTGGTTGTCGTTGGCACCAGAGACGATGGGTTTGCGATCAGTAATCCTCTGCTTAGCAACTTCTATTCTCAGGAAATAGGCGAAGGACGAATCATCTCCTCTTTATCAAATTACAAAGATAACCAAGTATGGGTAGCGAACGAAAAGGGCCTTTGGCTTTACGACACGATAAGTAAAACTCAAGAAGGCCCATTTACTTCCAATGGTGCATTTGCGAGTAGCGAAGACACTAACGATAAGCTGTTGAGCGTGTTTTATCATACAAAGAGCGATGCACTATGGGTAACCACACGCACAGGCCTCGCCAAACTGAACCCTCAGACCAGAAACCTAGAATTTGTTGCGCTGAATGGTAAGTCGGGTTACAGCATTAATATCGATGATGACGGAGACATTTGGTATGGCGGCTACAGCGATGGGCTGTTTGTATATCGCCCGTCAGAAGATAGGGTAATAAAGCAATGGCCATTGTCGCTGACAACGAGAATTGTTTTGGACGACAATGAGAACGCATGGTTAAGTACGGTATCCGGTTTATTTGTTGCGAATAAACTGACTGGAGACTTAACCAGCATCAGTGAGTTAACGGACAAGATTTCAGATCAAACTGTAGTGACGTGGATTTCTCAGTCGAAACGCGGTGGTTATTGGATTGGAACGCAAGCAGCTGGACTCTTCTTTATGTCTAAAGAAGGCAGTGATTTGTCAACGATTAAAGTGACACAAATTAAGCCTGAAAGTCGATTGAGCAATGTATCCATCGGGGCAATTGTTGAAGATGATGAATATGGGCTTTGGATCTCTACAATTGAAGGGATTGCGTATTTAGCACCTAACTTGTCTACCCTTTCTTATTTCGGTGCAGAAAACGGCGCACTGTCTACGGGTTACTATATTGGCTCTGTCACCGTAACTGAAAATAACACAATAATGTTTGGTGGAGCGGAAGGCTTAACACAATTTACTCCTTCACAAGTGGCAAATGTAAAGTGGTCACCTGGAGTGCACCTCACAAACGTTGAAACGGTGAGTAGGAACGAGCAAAACGGAACAACCTATCAGCAAAGACAGCGCCTAGACGAGGTAATCGAACTTAAACATAACGATATTGCGCTCACGATTGAATTTGCCGCCACTGATTATATGAATGCAAATGAACTTAGGTATGCCTATAAACTCGCAGACTTTGAGAACAGCTGGCGCTTTACTGACTACAAGACAAGAACGGCCACCTACACCAACTTGGACCCAGGACGCTACCGCTTCACTGTTAAAGCTATAAATCAAGAGAATGAATGGAGCACCAATGCAGCGCAACTTGAAATAGTTGTAGTTCCACCATGGTGGGATAAGCCTATATGGCGTGTGGCGATTACCCTGCTAGGCATGCTGTTGATTTCATCGATGGTGTGGCTGAGGATAGCATCGTTGAAAAAGCGCTCTGCTGAACTTGCACTAAAAGTTGAGGAAAAAACCCGAGACTTAGAAGCGGTCGTAGAAAAGTTAACGCAGCTTTCAACTCAGGACGCATTGACGGGTCTCAAAAATCGTCGCTACTTTACACAAAGAGCCAAGGCAGCATGGCAAAATTATAAACGCCATAATCATACTTTCTCCTTGCTAATTGTTGATATTGACTTCTTTAAGCGTATTAACGATGAATACGGTCATCATGTGGGTGACACAGTACTGATCAAAATAGCTAGGATCCTGGAAGATAATTTAAGAGAAAGTGACGTTATTGCGCGATGGGGCGGTGAGGAGTTTCTTATATTGCTGCCTTCATTAAAGGTTCAAGAAGCATTTTGGGTGGCAGAAAAGCTACGTAAAACTGTCGCGGATTACGAAATTGATGCTCCCCCCTACTCGGTATCGGCTACCATAACCTGTGGTGTAGCGGACATACGAGATTACGATAGCGTCGAGGCTTGCATTCACGCTATCGATAAAAAGCTATATGTCGGCAAAGAATCAGGCCGAAATGCGGTGATAAAATAG
- the holB gene encoding DNA polymerase III subunit delta': protein MQVMPWFATTFSTLLSRYMAKKLHHGLLLTGPKGIGKYQLALGLSNALLCKQPSINGPCEQCQSCHLRQAGNHPDFHVLESEKQLGVDKIREGIGKLSGTAQMGGNKVLLIPRADTMTEAAANALLKTLEEPTNNTFLLLITDSINKIMPTILSRCERQILSLPSVSESLNYLNAKGVEDASEALLAAYGYAPLRVEEALSGEEDISYRNFSDGMQALLAGDANLQVQTLANKWQDNAPQIALWCQQMAHDEYIKRQQAVDFERYEACVDAVRTLQHAGVNKSMVLFGLLKQFQR, encoded by the coding sequence ATGCAAGTAATGCCTTGGTTTGCTACAACGTTCTCGACGTTACTGTCGCGATATATGGCAAAGAAACTACACCATGGTTTATTGCTGACAGGGCCAAAGGGAATTGGAAAATACCAACTCGCGTTAGGGTTAAGCAATGCGCTATTGTGTAAGCAGCCAAGCATAAATGGGCCATGTGAACAGTGTCAAAGTTGCCATTTGAGGCAAGCTGGAAACCACCCAGACTTTCATGTTTTAGAAAGTGAAAAGCAGTTAGGTGTGGATAAAATTCGCGAGGGCATTGGTAAGCTATCAGGTACTGCGCAAATGGGGGGCAATAAAGTGTTGTTGATTCCCCGTGCCGATACCATGACGGAAGCGGCAGCTAATGCACTGTTGAAAACCTTGGAAGAGCCCACAAATAATACCTTCTTGCTGCTGATCACTGACAGTATCAATAAAATTATGCCGACCATATTAAGTCGATGTGAACGGCAGATACTTTCACTCCCGTCAGTGTCAGAGAGTTTGAACTACTTGAACGCCAAAGGCGTAGAAGACGCAAGCGAAGCGTTACTGGCAGCTTATGGCTATGCCCCTCTTCGCGTAGAAGAGGCCCTCAGTGGTGAAGAAGACATTAGCTATCGCAATTTTAGCGATGGTATGCAAGCGCTCTTAGCAGGCGATGCAAATTTGCAAGTACAAACGCTTGCGAATAAGTGGCAGGACAATGCGCCTCAAATCGCATTGTGGTGTCAACAGATGGCCCATGACGAATACATAAAACGTCAACAGGCTGTTGATTTTGAACGCTATGAAGCGTGTGTTGATGCGGTAAGAACGCTGCAGCACGCAGGTGTTAACAAATCAATGGTACTTTTTGGGTTACTAAAGCAATTTCAACGTTAA
- the mltG gene encoding endolytic transglycosylase MltG: MKRVIVILLSLFMLAVVGAASGVMYVSSKVTDELALKSETLFTIESGSNAYRTVKHLRKIGMTDVSPFVAKVWLKFFAGSTSVKSGTYMLRPGQSLVDVFTLFTEGDEHLFAVSLVEGLTLAQWLEALKQNTDLVFDLNEGKLNQLTQDNGVDWCCENVSQTEGVYLADTYFFTKGTTASEVLKRAHRALIDFVSSEWELRDAELPLATPYEALILASIIEKETAVPAERDMISGVFVNRLNRNMRLQTDPTVIYGIGPTFDGNITRKHLRTATPYNTYVIKGLPPTPIAMAGKAAIHAALHPLTTDALYFVAKGDGSHQFSTTLAEHNAAVRKYQLKR; encoded by the coding sequence ATGAAGCGGGTAATTGTTATTCTATTATCTCTTTTCATGCTTGCCGTTGTTGGGGCAGCCTCTGGCGTAATGTATGTCTCGAGCAAGGTTACCGATGAACTAGCATTAAAAAGTGAAACCTTATTTACGATAGAGAGCGGCAGTAACGCTTATCGTACCGTGAAACACTTGCGTAAAATAGGCATGACCGATGTGTCGCCCTTTGTTGCTAAGGTGTGGCTCAAATTCTTTGCAGGCAGTACGTCTGTTAAGTCTGGCACCTACATGCTGCGCCCAGGGCAGTCACTAGTAGATGTGTTTACCTTGTTTACTGAGGGCGATGAGCATCTCTTCGCAGTGAGTCTAGTTGAAGGGCTAACTCTTGCACAGTGGCTTGAGGCGCTTAAACAAAACACAGATTTGGTGTTTGATTTAAATGAAGGGAAATTAAACCAGCTCACTCAGGATAATGGTGTAGATTGGTGTTGCGAAAACGTTTCGCAGACAGAGGGCGTATATTTGGCTGATACGTATTTCTTTACCAAAGGCACAACCGCAAGCGAGGTATTGAAAAGAGCACACCGCGCGCTAATTGACTTTGTTTCTAGCGAATGGGAATTACGGGATGCCGAACTGCCGTTAGCCACACCTTACGAGGCTCTTATCTTAGCGAGTATCATTGAAAAAGAAACGGCTGTGCCTGCGGAACGTGACATGATTTCAGGCGTTTTCGTCAATAGGCTAAACAGAAATATGCGTCTTCAAACTGATCCCACCGTGATTTATGGTATCGGTCCTACGTTTGACGGAAACATTACCCGTAAGCACTTGCGAACAGCAACGCCTTACAATACCTATGTTATTAAAGGGCTCCCACCTACGCCTATCGCGATGGCAGGCAAGGCCGCCATTCACGCTGCGTTGCACCCACTGACAACGGATGCACTCTATTTTGTGGCGAAGGGCGATGGCAGCCATCAATTTTCTACGACACTAGCTGAACACAATGCAGCTGTGCGAAAATACCAGTTAAAACGATAG